The following coding sequences lie in one Metallumcola ferriviriculae genomic window:
- a CDS encoding HD domain-containing protein, whose protein sequence is MVTLEMIKRDTEIDTYIRKGNEYLGAMGFTEHSYRHVNLVSNVSQNILEKLNFDARLVELAGIAGYMHDIGNVISRYDHGQSGAVMAYSILKQYEMPPEEIASVISAIGNHEEQYGHAVNEVAAVLILADKSDVHRSRVRNRDFATFDIHDRVNYAVEHSFLRVSAEQKKITMELTIDLEISTIMEYFEIFLSRMVMCRRAAAFLDCHFGLVINEARLL, encoded by the coding sequence GTGGTTACTTTGGAGATGATAAAAAGGGATACCGAAATTGATACATATATACGCAAAGGGAATGAGTATCTTGGTGCCATGGGTTTCACCGAACATAGCTATCGTCATGTGAACTTGGTGTCCAACGTGTCACAAAACATTTTGGAGAAACTGAATTTTGATGCTCGCCTGGTCGAATTGGCGGGCATTGCCGGTTATATGCATGATATTGGTAATGTTATCAGCCGCTATGACCACGGTCAGTCCGGAGCAGTGATGGCGTATTCAATCCTGAAGCAGTACGAGATGCCGCCGGAGGAGATTGCTTCGGTTATATCGGCTATCGGTAATCATGAAGAGCAGTATGGACATGCAGTTAATGAGGTGGCTGCGGTGCTGATTTTAGCAGATAAGTCTGATGTGCATCGATCCCGAGTGCGCAACCGGGACTTCGCAACCTTTGATATTCATGACCGTGTAAATTACGCCGTAGAACATTCTTTTTTACGGGTTTCAGCAGAACAAAAGAAAATCACTATGGAACTTACCATTGATTTGGAGATAAGCACCATCATGGAATACTTCGAAATATTTCTCAGCCGTATGGTGATGTGCCGGAGAGCAGCGGCATTTCTGGATTGCCATTTTGGTTTGGTTATCAATGAGGCCCGGTTGTTATAA
- a CDS encoding type II toxin-antitoxin system PemK/MazF family toxin, with the protein MNVSHEQWSIRRGDIYRIELGVDQEYRRLERPVLVVQNDIGNRLCSSVIVVPLTPEKEARRVLFGILIAGGKETGLERDYVALFSQIRTLDKARFAGDNYRGFITPKLRREVNEALEISLGLSALQEIEDRMRHR; encoded by the coding sequence ATGAATGTTTCCCATGAACAATGGTCTATTCGCCGGGGGGATATTTACCGTATCGAATTGGGTGTTGACCAAGAATACAGGCGTCTGGAAAGACCGGTATTGGTTGTACAAAATGATATTGGGAACCGACTGTGTAGTTCAGTTATTGTGGTGCCGCTTACACCGGAAAAGGAAGCTCGACGGGTTCTCTTTGGTATTCTTATAGCTGGTGGGAAGGAGACTGGGCTGGAAAGGGATTATGTGGCTTTATTTTCGCAGATCCGTACGCTGGACAAGGCGCGTTTTGCCGGCGATAATTATCGCGGATTTATTACCCCGAAGCTGCGCCGCGAAGTTAACGAAGCGTTAGAAATTAGCTTGGGATTAAGTGCTTTGCAAGAAATTGAAGACCGTATGAGGCACAGATAA
- the yajC gene encoding preprotein translocase subunit YajC — protein sequence MNLQGIGGTVAYFGLFIAILYFLMIRPQQKQQKKRQEMLGKLEINDKVVTVGGLHGKLIKMDDDTIVLRIADKVEVKFDKKSIAYVASDN from the coding sequence TTGAATCTTCAAGGTATAGGCGGTACGGTAGCATATTTTGGATTGTTCATTGCCATACTATATTTTCTTATGATCAGGCCACAGCAGAAACAACAGAAAAAACGTCAAGAAATGCTGGGAAAATTGGAAATAAACGATAAGGTTGTTACAGTGGGCGGCCTTCATGGGAAACTTATTAAGATGGATGATGATACCATCGTTTTACGAATAGCGGATAAGGTTGAAGTAAAATTTGACAAAAAGTCCATTGCTTATGTGGCGAGCGATAACTAG